From one Acetonema longum DSM 6540 genomic stretch:
- a CDS encoding class II fructose-bisphosphate aldolase — MYVSMTDMLHKAHAGSYAVMAINCFNLETARTVIRAAEKENAPVIVNLYQDHLVNHCDSELITPIVKILANRTNIKVALNFDHGQDVLLLKKAIQDGFSSVMVDASRFGLEGNIAMTKEIVEFAHPQGVSVEGEIGCIGAAEGAELTGNSMYTDPEEAFRFAKETGIDALAISIGSSHGNYPGGMIPEFDFERLRKIKQLTDMPLVLHGGSGSGEKNILQAVQHGINKINVGCDFMNANTAAVKNRLRQQPDINYYDLVDQVEKDSLEIVRHYIRLSGSNNKN, encoded by the coding sequence ATGTATGTTTCCATGACCGATATGCTGCATAAAGCCCATGCCGGATCTTACGCTGTTATGGCGATCAATTGCTTCAATTTAGAAACGGCCAGAACGGTAATCCGGGCTGCCGAAAAGGAAAACGCCCCGGTTATTGTCAATCTGTATCAGGATCATTTAGTGAATCATTGCGACAGTGAATTGATAACACCCATAGTGAAAATCTTGGCCAACAGAACCAACATTAAAGTAGCGTTGAACTTTGATCATGGACAGGATGTTTTACTGTTAAAGAAGGCAATACAGGACGGGTTTTCTTCCGTAATGGTAGATGCTTCACGTTTTGGCCTGGAGGGAAATATCGCGATGACCAAGGAAATCGTTGAATTTGCCCATCCCCAAGGAGTAAGCGTGGAAGGCGAAATTGGCTGTATTGGAGCTGCGGAAGGGGCCGAATTAACCGGGAATTCCATGTATACCGATCCGGAGGAAGCGTTCCGGTTTGCCAAAGAAACCGGGATCGACGCCTTAGCCATTTCCATTGGTTCTTCGCATGGAAATTATCCCGGGGGCATGATTCCTGAATTTGATTTTGAACGGTTAAGAAAGATCAAGCAATTGACAGACATGCCGCTGGTTCTTCATGGCGGTTCCGGTTCGGGCGAGAAAAATATCCTGCAGGCGGTTCAACATGGGATTAATAAGATCAATGTGGGCTGCGACTTCATGAATGCCAACACCGCCGCCGTGAAAAACAGGCTCCGGCAGCAGCCGGATATCAATTACTACGATTTAGTCGACCAGGTGGAAAAGGACAGTCTGGAAATCGTAAGGCATTATATACGGTTATCCGGTTCAAACAATAAAAACTAA
- a CDS encoding ketose-bisphosphate aldolase yields the protein MLMNMKALLSVAQKHRFAVPAFNVSSSMILKGVMEACREKKAPVIIAIHPDELSFVEDSFIAAVREEIIKSNIPAVIHLDHGGSFDQIIRAIHCGFTSVMIDASLLSFEENVAITEKVMEVARAVNVSVEAELGTIGTTGNGGEAGTEKIIYTEPGTVKEFVARTGVDTLAIAIGTSHGIYPKNMRPKLRLDLLKEIRAIVDIPLVLHGGSANSDTEIAESVKLGISKINISSDIKDAFYRKCREVLQDPVIREPNAIYPPCIEAMKQVVYQKIDLFNDADKVKYYQ from the coding sequence ATGCTGATGAATATGAAAGCATTGCTGTCAGTGGCGCAAAAACACCGGTTTGCCGTACCGGCTTTTAATGTAAGCAGCAGCATGATTTTAAAAGGCGTTATGGAAGCCTGCAGGGAGAAGAAGGCTCCGGTGATTATTGCCATTCACCCGGATGAATTGTCCTTCGTGGAAGACAGTTTTATTGCCGCTGTGCGCGAAGAAATCATAAAAAGCAACATACCGGCAGTGATCCACCTGGATCATGGCGGGAGTTTTGATCAGATCATCAGAGCCATTCACTGCGGCTTTACTTCCGTGATGATTGACGCCTCGCTGCTGTCTTTTGAAGAGAATGTCGCGATTACCGAAAAAGTCATGGAAGTGGCCCGGGCCGTCAATGTTTCCGTGGAGGCCGAGCTGGGAACCATCGGGACAACCGGAAACGGCGGTGAGGCCGGCACGGAGAAAATTATCTATACGGAACCGGGCACGGTAAAGGAATTCGTCGCCAGAACGGGCGTGGATACCCTGGCGATTGCCATTGGTACCTCGCACGGCATTTACCCGAAAAATATGCGGCCCAAACTAAGGCTGGATCTATTGAAGGAAATCAGAGCCATTGTGGATATACCGCTGGTACTGCACGGCGGCTCGGCCAATTCCGATACGGAAATAGCCGAATCGGTAAAACTGGGAATATCGAAAATCAATATATCCAGTGATATCAAGGATGCGTTCTATAGAAAATGCCGTGAAGTGCTGCAGGACCCGGTCATCCGCGAGCCTAACGCCATTTATCCGCCCTGCATTGAGGCAATGAAGCAGGTTGTATATCAAAAAATCGACTTATTCAATGATGCCGATAAAGTAAAATATTATCAGTAG